The DNA segment ATCTATGTTTCTTACTCATTTGCAATTAATTAATCATGGAAGCAGCGTTTACTAAGGtttctttgagtcttcttttttggatttttcttataattacCTGAAAAATAGGActttattactatatatataaagGCAATGAAATGTTAATAATAAGCCTGGCATAAATTAGAATTAAGAAtgaatcatgatttaaaaaaaaaaaagactaaagaaataaagatcCATTTACTATTCAAGCAAATAGATGGGTAGTGGTAAAGCTTAGGGGAAATAATTAACCCTGTATCTATTTATGATCATATCTTTTGCACAGAGGTAAATGCCTTCTAAAATGTTCTCATATATCAGCtgcttagaattttaaaactttcacaATATtgctattaaaatatgaaaatttagaataaattatAGATGCCCAAGGTCATAGAAACAGTCAATAGCAAAGTCAAGACGCAGACAGGATTCTCTGGACTCCTTGATCAGCACTCACTCATTCCAATTTCCTCCTGCTATCCTGGGGGCATTTATCCACTTTTTTCCCTAGAGAAGTCCATTCTGCTACACATTCTTACTCAATTCTTTTCCTACAAGATCTTCACTTTTTCAATTTCTtgttatcaaagaaaaatataaagtggaaagaaaaatatgctgTTTTACTGTAATATGAAAATGACCAGTAACAATATGTCAGCTTCCCCAAGAGCATGCCATTTTCAAATAGGACACTTGTTTTCCCTTTAGGGATAATCTCTAACTCCAAACTATAGGCTCCTACGGCAACTAGTTGTGAATAATATCAGGCAGGAATTCATTCTTAGTGCCAACAAAATAACAAGTGATCTGCTACACAGCTTGCCTGCTCTGAAACATCAGACTTGTTCATGAATAATGCAGTACATAAACTAATACTCAGTCTACAATTTTCATAGTGTTTCTACATGAATTATCCCATTTAATATAATGTCATAGAACATCACATATTCTGGCCTGATAAACTGACAGAGACAAAGACTTGAGAAAAAGCAGATGGAGTCAATGACCATGTTCCAGACTAGTCCCAAAATATGCAAAGCAGTGTGTCATTACTGATCAAGCTTTTACTTATCATAATTAAGTTGACAGAAACCTACTGATTCTGCATACAGTTGGGTGAAGAACCCACCACACAGTTCAGTATAGACTGCTGACATAAGTCACAGTCTAAAGGCCTTTTTTgaccatttttatcttttgtcatACACTCTGAAATTATAAAGTTTCTACTGATAACTTTGACATGTATAACTCACCAATGAAATAACCTCAGGCTTAATATGAATAAAACTAACCTGCTACtcattgttacttttaaaaatatataataaataaataaaataaaataagtctccTTCTTCATTTCATCCGATTTTCCTTTTGCATCCAAACTGTAGTTTGATTGAGACTTGTTTCCACAGCCCCTCAACCCACAAAGCTAGAGCCACTTAGCAAAGTATCTACAAAAACAAACCTCTACTTCTTTTAcaaattctttgttatttttctgatgctgaattttctttttattacttgtaAAATAATAAGTAACAGAAAAAAGTATCTGGATACGCATTTTAGCTCTTGTTCAATTTGTCTTAGCTTGAGCTCCTGCCTTGCTGTCTTGACACCGTCTTTCTCACATGAAGAAGGGACTATTGCAAGTGTGGCTCAGAAATCATGACTTGTTTTCTTCAAACTAGAAGCTAGACCATTGTGCTTACTGTTAAGATAATGTCTATTCTTTGACACCAGatggtaaaaatataaatgagctCTTTTCTGTTATAAAGGAAAGATGCCATAGTCATTTTTATTCTCAATGTGTAGGCTTCAAACATAAGAGttgttcaacagatatttgttgaattatgaataaatatgcaagtaaatgaataaaggatGTTTGTCATGATTTAGTCAGCAGCTCACACTCTGGGATTATATAGCAGTATGTTTGTGTATATTATCTAGGTATTTCTTCAATCAGCTGACCCACCTGAGCTATTTTAGATAGTCTTGTCATTCAATAAATCCTTGTCTTCTTATTTCCTCAACAAATATACTCAGTTTcttagacgaaccatgagattAAGAAAACTGCCTTCTGTTAAATCATATCAAAAGGGTTTgaacttattattttttgtagaaattaagaAACTAAAAGGAGATGTGCTGGCTACAGCTATTCTAGTCACCAGAAACAGACAAAAGTTCAGTTGTTGGCAAGTGGCCTGCAGCATTTGCTTGCAGTCATGATGAGTTTGCCCCTCAATCCCAAACCTTTTCTGAATGTATTAACAGGAAAACCAGTAATGGTGGAACCTAAGGGGGGAATGGAGTACAAAGGCTACCTGGTATCTGTAGATGGCTATATGAACATGCAGCTTGCAAACACAGAAGAATACATAGATGGAGCATTGTCTGGACATTTGGCTGAAGTTTTAATAAGGTGTAATGTCTTTTATATCAGGGGtgttgaagaagaggaagaagatgggaaaatgaaagaatagcaTCTTTTGTGGggaattttttaatatacatttttagacaataaacatgtttttttccaaaaaaaaaaagaaatagagtaaaTGCAAGATATATAAGTCTAAATCACATCTTGGGAAATGGAAGTAATTTTCAGTGAAGCATTAGCCATGTGATCATGTTAGCTGAGATTTGccttttatctaaaatatttattcagaggTTACTGTGATATACTATGCATTTTGTACTCACAAATTTTGTATCAGAATTTTGAGCTGGAAGAAGTcagtcataattattttaaattgtaaaaatacCAAATCTCCAAATCTTGCAATGAAAGCTATAGATACATGAATAATGAATTTGAATACTGATTTAAACTGGCTTATGTGAAGGATAATATACCCCTTATAAGATAAGAAACTTCACAGTGATTCTTAACCGAAAGCAAACATCAgaattatatgtaatttttttgagACATACACATGCCTGCTATGCTTTCACATCAACCTAAGTTGACTGGGCCggatattcatttcttttttttttttaagttttccaggTAAATCTGACACACATCTCAAAATGAGTATGGTGGTTACTCAATTTCTATTCTAATCACCGGTGACAAGTGAAAAGCTGCATTAGTTTATGTAAATCATGGAAACTGCTGAAATAAGGACTCCCCAAAATGTCAGTGACTCAGttaataaaggtttatttcttaatCAAATCACAATTTGTTATGGGTCATTCAGGAACTAATATCCTTTCATGTAGTAGTTTCTAGTGTCTGCAGTTCCTTCACTTAATACTACACATATAGCCTTTAGAGAAGAGAGGTTAGGCCTGCTTTTAATCACCTCATTCTAAAAGATCATTTTGTTAATAGAACACATTACATTGTCCTAACTAAATGGAAGGGAGACAAGAAATATCAATTAGCAATGATCCAAGGAGGAAGCGACAAACTTTGATATCGGTGATACCCTGTAACATAAgtagccaataaatatttaaagataaatataattctgaagtattatttcttacattatGTGATCCTTGATAGTCTTACATCTAAATATGTCTGACTACAGAAATTTTAATAGATCAATATGCTGAATACTATAAAACAAATCTCATACTAGTCTGGTCctgactataaaaataaattacctacTTCTTCAAAAGTTCTAAGACAGTTAATTAGTTCAACTCTTTTAAGATACCCATTTAGTTTCATTGAGAAAAATTGGTCAAATCTGTTTTTCATTGCACCAATTAACTATTCTGATACATGGTCTTTGACCCAACAactattaatgaaaataattgctCCAAGTGttgcaaaaaaggagaaaaataatttcataatggGAAATTGCACTGGTCTATGAAAATTACACTTGGGTTACAGATACAAGTTTACTTCCTATACTCTCTTTAACTCCTTTTCTTCCATGTGCGTAAGCTCTGATCTCCATCTTTAAAACCAGAATATATTTTCAGTGCCAAGGAAGGAATCAATGCCTTTGGTTATCAACTTGTGCAATATGCAAGTCTAAAGACTAAAGGGACTATAACCTGGGCCTATAGGATTAGTGAGTTATTTATAGCTTCTGTGCCATAAATTTCTacctattttgtgtttttttcaaggATGATGTGAGGATAATGTATAATGTGCATTACATTACAAAATGCagctataaacaaacaaactaaaaacttAATATATATGAGGTTGACCctgtaaaattatttatgaagATGTGGTAAAGCTAATATAGAAATTTCTTGatcagtatttgttgaaa comes from the Zalophus californianus isolate mZalCal1 chromosome 8, mZalCal1.pri.v2, whole genome shotgun sequence genome and includes:
- the LOC113938328 gene encoding small nuclear ribonucleoprotein F-like — encoded protein: MSLPLNPKPFLNVLTGKPVMVEPKGGMEYKGYLVSVDGYMNMQLANTEEYIDGALSGHLAEVLIRCNVFYIRGVEEEEEDGKMKE